One genomic window of Luteitalea pratensis includes the following:
- a CDS encoding sigma-70 family RNA polymerase sigma factor yields the protein MSRVSDDSATPTELLQAWGRGDGGAFDRLVPLVHDELRRIARRYMGRERADHTLQASALVNEAYLRLIDVNKVQWQNRAQFFGVAARTMRRILVDFARARGCGKRGAGIRHVSLHEALVVSSLPDDLVALDDALQLLEEAFPRKSRVVELRFFGGLTFEETAEALGVSVDTVKRDWRFAKLWLLRELSDERTRPV from the coding sequence ATGTCCCGCGTGTCCGACGACTCGGCCACGCCGACGGAGTTGTTGCAGGCATGGGGCCGCGGCGATGGTGGTGCATTCGATCGGCTGGTCCCGCTCGTCCACGACGAGCTGAGGCGTATTGCGCGACGCTACATGGGACGGGAGCGCGCCGACCATACCCTGCAGGCCAGCGCACTCGTGAACGAAGCGTATCTTCGGCTGATCGATGTCAACAAGGTCCAGTGGCAGAACCGTGCACAATTCTTTGGTGTGGCCGCACGGACCATGCGGCGCATCCTTGTCGATTTCGCTCGGGCACGCGGCTGCGGCAAGCGTGGCGCCGGGATCCGTCATGTCTCCCTCCACGAGGCGCTCGTCGTCTCAAGCCTGCCTGACGATCTGGTCGCGTTGGACGATGCGCTACAGCTGCTCGAGGAGGCCTTTCCGCGCAAGAGCCGCGTGGTCGAGTTGCGGTTCTTCGGGGGACTCACGTTCGAAGAAACTGCGGAGGCGCTCGGCGTGTCGGTCGACACGGTGAAGCGCGACTGGCGGTTTGCCAAGTTGTGGCTACTGCGAGAACTCAGTGACGAGAGAACACGCCCCGTCTGA
- a CDS encoding serine hydrolase domain-containing protein translates to MMRALIALTALAALIQRTATGDAWSRVAALHSQRVQQVGIVGSSLVFVANGQVTHKTAVGYQDLATKRVVDDDTIYHWASITKTFTGIAIMQLRDRGRLSLDDPAVKYVPELREIHNPYGDVAQVTVRSLMSHSSGLRAGTWPWGGDKPWHPFEPTRWAQFVAMLPYTDLRFQPGTKYSYSNPGVIILGRIIELLSGDDYEVYITKNIFMPLGMSHSFFDRAPYHLVGHRSHSYVGTDDGTTEQPFDFDSGITVSNGGLNAPLGDMARYLAFLSTTDGPVLQRSSLDEMFTPQLRAADGEGGSGDDVQAGLSSFIERHGGVELAGHSGDQNGFISHLYIHRPSRSGYIVAFNTNVTSVRDPRHTTRAVDDDVRDAIVREFWSGAR, encoded by the coding sequence ATGATGCGGGCCTTGATCGCGCTCACAGCCCTCGCGGCGCTGATCCAGCGCACCGCCACCGGCGACGCCTGGTCGCGGGTCGCCGCGCTGCACAGCCAACGTGTCCAGCAGGTCGGCATCGTCGGCAGCAGCCTGGTGTTTGTCGCCAACGGCCAGGTCACGCACAAGACAGCGGTCGGCTACCAGGACCTCGCGACCAAACGCGTCGTGGACGACGACACGATCTACCACTGGGCGTCGATCACGAAGACGTTCACCGGCATCGCCATCATGCAGTTGCGCGACCGCGGGCGACTGTCCCTCGACGATCCAGCCGTCAAGTACGTGCCAGAATTGCGCGAGATCCACAATCCGTACGGTGACGTCGCCCAGGTGACCGTGCGGAGCCTGATGTCGCACAGCTCGGGACTGCGGGCCGGGACGTGGCCGTGGGGCGGCGACAAGCCGTGGCATCCGTTCGAGCCGACCCGCTGGGCCCAGTTCGTCGCCATGCTGCCGTATACCGATCTGCGATTCCAGCCGGGGACGAAGTACAGCTACTCGAACCCCGGGGTGATCATCCTCGGCCGCATCATCGAGTTGCTGTCGGGCGACGATTACGAGGTCTACATCACGAAGAACATCTTCATGCCTCTCGGCATGAGCCACAGCTTCTTCGACCGGGCGCCCTATCATCTCGTCGGACATCGATCGCACAGCTACGTGGGCACCGACGATGGCACCACCGAGCAGCCATTCGATTTCGACTCGGGCATCACGGTGTCCAACGGTGGCCTGAACGCACCCCTTGGTGACATGGCCAGGTACCTCGCGTTCTTGAGTACGACCGACGGCCCCGTCCTCCAGCGTTCGTCCCTCGACGAGATGTTCACGCCGCAACTGCGCGCAGCCGATGGCGAAGGCGGCAGCGGCGACGACGTGCAGGCCGGGCTGTCCAGCTTCATCGAGCGGCACGGCGGTGTGGAACTGGCCGGACACAGCGGCGATCAGAACGGGTTCATCTCGCACCTCTACATCCATCGCCCATCCCGGTCCGGCTACATCGTCGCCTTCAACACCAACGTCACCTCGGTGCGCGACCCGCGTCACACGACGCGAGCCGTCGACGACGACGTGCGCGATGCGATCGTTCGCGAGTTCTGGTCGGGGGCACGGTAA
- a CDS encoding tetratricopeptide repeat protein yields the protein MRFRSCLAGVLAACCSAIVVAQPPEQHVHPRSEPGVGLGEIRFANSGAPSAQAPFLRGLALLHSFEYEEAAEGFRDAQHADPSFAMAFWGEAVTYSHLLWGEDDRDAARRALERLAPTREARLARAGTARERAYGTAVEALHSEGDLPSRVRGFAEGMRQVSASYPDDPDAAAFTSLALLFSAYVGELPPDARRAARDEAITFAERVFTQYPRHPGGVHYLIHATDEPDFAARGLEAARRYAAIAPEAEHALHMPSHIFVQLGLWDDAVASNERAWAASRAEVAARKLSNADLSFHALQWLQYGYLQQGQYGKARGLIDTARDVLAGVDLTNPLHVDGRYTVGWLSFAYAANTGDWSGPVCSTTYVPAAPGSSSARERSFRGSAIYQAAIANMMCGRDSTIESLRARVTSLAGGDVEAPLLKTTLLHARLLASIREGPRDLDALIAELPPAGRPPVGPPSTLRTDELLGEALLKAGRPREAVAAYERALQLTPKRSAALLGLSRARLAAGDRAGSVEAYCQLLANWHKADPDVPALPEVRNGAAAR from the coding sequence ATGCGTTTCAGGTCCTGCCTCGCTGGTGTCCTTGCCGCCTGCTGCTCGGCGATCGTCGTCGCACAGCCGCCCGAGCAGCACGTGCATCCCCGGTCCGAGCCGGGTGTCGGACTTGGCGAGATTCGGTTCGCCAACTCCGGAGCGCCATCGGCACAGGCGCCGTTCCTTCGCGGGCTCGCCCTGCTCCACAGCTTCGAGTACGAGGAAGCGGCCGAGGGCTTCCGTGACGCCCAGCACGCCGATCCATCCTTCGCGATGGCGTTCTGGGGCGAGGCCGTCACCTACAGCCACCTTCTCTGGGGAGAGGACGACCGGGATGCGGCACGCCGTGCCCTGGAGCGGCTGGCCCCCACGCGCGAGGCACGGCTGGCCCGCGCCGGCACGGCGAGGGAGCGCGCCTACGGCACGGCCGTCGAGGCGCTGCATTCGGAGGGCGACCTTCCAAGCCGCGTGCGCGGATTCGCCGAGGGGATGCGCCAGGTGTCGGCCAGCTACCCCGACGATCCCGACGCAGCCGCGTTCACGTCGCTGGCCCTGTTGTTCAGCGCCTATGTCGGTGAGCTTCCGCCCGACGCGCGCCGCGCGGCGCGTGACGAGGCCATCACCTTTGCCGAGCGCGTGTTCACGCAGTATCCACGGCATCCGGGCGGCGTCCACTATCTCATTCACGCCACCGATGAACCCGACTTCGCGGCGCGCGGGCTGGAGGCCGCACGGCGATACGCCGCCATTGCCCCGGAGGCCGAGCACGCGCTGCACATGCCGTCGCACATCTTCGTGCAGCTCGGGCTGTGGGACGATGCGGTGGCCTCCAATGAGCGAGCATGGGCCGCGTCGCGCGCCGAGGTAGCGGCGCGCAAGCTGTCGAATGCCGATCTCAGCTTCCACGCGCTGCAGTGGCTGCAGTACGGCTACCTCCAGCAAGGCCAGTACGGAAAGGCGCGCGGCCTGATCGACACGGCGCGCGACGTGCTCGCCGGCGTCGACCTGACGAATCCGCTTCATGTAGACGGCCGGTACACCGTGGGATGGCTGTCGTTCGCCTACGCCGCCAACACGGGCGACTGGTCGGGCCCGGTCTGCTCGACGACGTACGTACCTGCCGCGCCGGGCTCCTCGTCGGCTCGCGAGCGCTCGTTTCGCGGGTCCGCGATTTACCAGGCAGCTATCGCCAACATGATGTGCGGCCGTGACTCCACGATCGAGTCGCTGCGCGCCCGCGTGACGTCGCTCGCTGGCGGCGATGTGGAGGCGCCGCTCCTCAAGACGACACTCCTCCACGCGCGGCTTCTTGCGTCGATCCGCGAAGGTCCTCGCGACCTCGACGCGCTGATCGCCGAACTCCCGCCGGCCGGGCGGCCGCCAGTCGGTCCACCCTCGACGTTGAGGACCGACGAACTGCTCGGTGAGGCGCTCCTGAAGGCGGGGCGGCCGCGCGAAGCCGTCGCCGCCTACGAGCGCGCGCTGCAGCTCACACCGAAGCGCAGCGCTGCCCTGCTCGGCTTGTCGCGGGCCAGGCTGGCGGCCGGAGACCGTGCGGGATCGGTGGAAGCCTATTGTCAACTCCTGGCCAATTGGCACAAGGCTGACCCGGACGTTCCCGCTCTGCCGGAGGTCCGCAACGGCGCCGCGGCGCGGTGA
- a CDS encoding protein kinase domain-containing protein produces MTREHAPSERQGRIEQICQAALDHDAGDRAAFLAEVCAGDVDLQREVESLLAHEQSAAGFIESPALHVAAKVLPERGLVGARIGPYEMIAILGAGGMGDVYRAHDSQLGRDVAIKVLPPAFLNDADRLARFDREARVLASLNHPHISAIYGLEHDAGGRQALVLELVEGPTLAEQLKSARARTHVGLPVAEALSIASQIATALETAHAKGIVHRDLKPANVKITGNGQVKVLDFGLAKIAVPTRAAERWLEAESAVSLSDASPGLVVGTAAYMSPEQARGDAVDDRTDIWAFGCVLFEMLAGRPAFHGETTAQTLGRVLERDPDWGSLPADTPRAIRTLLERCLRKDPAKRLHDIADARIEIDECDLTPAPVQEPAQRTRPVWWLAAALLVVASVSALVFSKIGGLPLPSELFEFPVVPSDQATLLPRYGGFAVSPDGRQIVVTAKSGNRSSLWVRPIGSLQYRELPGTHDALFPFWKPDGLAIGFFAEGLLKIVALRGGLPTVVCEAPDLPEGSERDEVGGSWNRDDVIIFMSSAFTLNSVLARAGAAPAALTVLAKGETAHRWPSFLPDGQRFLYLALTRPGDPGELRIGYLDGTPPISLGRHESNARYSAGHLLFLSGRHLVAQRFDADAGRLTGTPLPVVTKPPFATWNLLAAFSVSESGVLATHPGGPIPSEQRLTWRDRSGKTVGVFGEPGRYPTLDLSPDGKRVAASLVRGTAASDIWILDLERGDAVPLTTDPAWEFDPTWSRDGKQLVFNSNRSDGRVDLFLRAADGSGQDERVVAARHAAETPSWVPGDRSIVYGDDGDNWIHTLDGKSPPSVLWKTPARERAGTLSPDGRWLAYSSDKSGRSEVYVREFPSGAAEHKVSVDGGMAARWRGDGKEIFFLSLDATMMAARVETVRGFRMLVPEPLFPSGLSLVTLRPYAVTADGQRFLIPTAIDQRSQPPIMITMDWRARLPR; encoded by the coding sequence GTGACGAGAGAACACGCCCCGTCTGAGCGCCAGGGACGGATTGAGCAGATCTGCCAGGCGGCGCTCGATCACGATGCGGGCGATCGGGCAGCCTTCCTCGCGGAGGTCTGCGCCGGCGATGTCGACCTCCAGCGGGAGGTGGAGTCGCTCCTCGCCCACGAACAATCGGCGGCAGGCTTCATCGAGAGTCCGGCGCTTCACGTGGCGGCGAAGGTCCTCCCGGAGCGAGGTCTCGTGGGCGCCCGCATCGGCCCCTACGAGATGATTGCGATTCTGGGTGCGGGCGGGATGGGCGATGTCTACCGGGCCCATGATTCGCAACTGGGTCGTGACGTCGCTATCAAGGTGCTGCCGCCGGCCTTCCTGAACGACGCGGATCGTCTCGCCCGTTTCGATCGCGAAGCGCGCGTGCTCGCGTCCTTGAATCACCCGCATATCAGTGCGATCTATGGCCTCGAGCACGATGCGGGCGGCAGACAAGCCCTCGTGCTCGAACTCGTCGAAGGTCCCACACTGGCCGAGCAGCTGAAAAGTGCACGCGCGAGGACCCATGTGGGACTGCCGGTGGCTGAGGCGCTGTCCATCGCGTCACAGATCGCCACGGCCCTCGAGACGGCTCATGCCAAGGGAATCGTGCACCGCGACCTCAAGCCGGCAAACGTGAAGATCACGGGCAACGGACAGGTGAAGGTGCTCGATTTCGGGCTGGCCAAGATCGCCGTACCGACCCGTGCCGCGGAGCGTTGGCTCGAGGCCGAATCGGCGGTCTCGTTGAGCGACGCCAGTCCCGGCCTTGTCGTCGGCACCGCCGCGTACATGAGCCCTGAGCAGGCGCGTGGCGACGCCGTGGACGACCGCACCGACATCTGGGCGTTCGGCTGCGTGCTCTTCGAGATGCTGGCGGGGCGACCTGCCTTCCACGGCGAGACGACGGCACAGACGCTGGGCCGAGTCCTTGAACGTGATCCCGATTGGGGGTCGCTGCCAGCCGACACGCCCAGGGCCATCCGGACGCTGCTCGAGCGGTGCCTGCGCAAGGATCCGGCGAAACGGCTGCACGACATTGCCGATGCGCGGATCGAGATCGACGAGTGCGATCTGACGCCGGCGCCAGTTCAGGAGCCCGCCCAGCGTACCAGGCCGGTCTGGTGGCTCGCGGCTGCGCTTCTCGTTGTCGCGTCGGTTTCGGCGTTGGTCTTCTCGAAGATTGGCGGCCTGCCGCTCCCGTCCGAGTTATTCGAATTCCCCGTCGTTCCTTCAGATCAGGCGACGCTCTTGCCCAGATACGGCGGCTTCGCTGTCTCTCCCGACGGACGCCAGATTGTTGTCACGGCAAAATCTGGGAACCGGTCGAGCCTGTGGGTGCGGCCCATCGGCAGCCTGCAGTACCGGGAGCTTCCCGGAACTCATGACGCCCTGTTTCCGTTCTGGAAGCCGGATGGCCTCGCAATCGGCTTCTTCGCCGAAGGGCTGCTGAAGATCGTCGCGCTGCGCGGCGGTTTGCCGACCGTCGTGTGCGAGGCGCCCGACTTGCCCGAAGGATCGGAACGCGACGAAGTCGGCGGCAGCTGGAATCGCGACGACGTCATCATCTTCATGTCGAGTGCTTTCACGCTGAACAGTGTCTTGGCCCGCGCGGGTGCGGCTCCTGCGGCGCTCACGGTCCTGGCGAAGGGAGAGACCGCTCATCGCTGGCCGTCGTTTCTCCCGGACGGCCAGCGCTTTCTGTACCTCGCGCTCACGCGTCCCGGGGATCCAGGAGAGTTGCGGATCGGCTACCTCGACGGCACGCCCCCGATCTCACTCGGCCGCCATGAATCGAACGCGCGCTATTCCGCAGGCCACCTGCTCTTCCTGAGTGGCCGCCACCTCGTTGCGCAGCGCTTCGATGCAGACGCTGGCCGGCTGACAGGAACTCCGCTGCCGGTCGTGACGAAACCGCCATTTGCCACCTGGAATCTACTCGCGGCGTTCTCCGTTTCCGAGTCGGGCGTGCTGGCGACTCATCCCGGTGGGCCGATCCCGTCTGAGCAGCGACTGACATGGCGCGACCGGAGTGGCAAGACCGTCGGCGTGTTTGGCGAGCCCGGCCGCTACCCGACCCTGGACCTGAGTCCAGACGGCAAGCGTGTGGCCGCGTCGCTGGTGAGGGGAACGGCCGCGTCCGACATCTGGATCCTCGATCTCGAGCGCGGTGACGCGGTGCCGCTGACGACCGATCCGGCCTGGGAATTCGATCCCACTTGGTCTCGCGACGGCAAGCAACTCGTGTTCAACTCGAATCGCAGCGATGGTCGCGTCGATCTCTTCCTGCGTGCAGCGGACGGAAGCGGACAGGACGAACGCGTGGTCGCAGCGAGGCACGCCGCGGAGACGCCGTCCTGGGTGCCAGGCGATCGTTCGATCGTCTACGGAGACGATGGCGACAACTGGATCCATACGCTCGATGGCAAGTCTCCGCCTTCGGTCCTCTGGAAGACGCCCGCGCGGGAACGCGCCGGCACGCTCTCTCCCGACGGCCGCTGGCTGGCCTACTCGTCCGACAAGTCGGGCCGCTCGGAGGTCTACGTCAGGGAGTTTCCTTCCGGCGCTGCCGAGCACAAGGTGTCGGTTGATGGCGGGATGGCCGCAAGATGGCGCGGTGACGGCAAGGAGATCTTCTTCTTGTCGCTGGACGCCACGATGATGGCGGCACGCGTTGAAACGGTCCGGGGATTCAGGATGCTCGTCCCGGAGCCGCTGTTCCCCAGCGGCCTCAGCCTGGTCACGCTGCGCCCGTACGCCGTTACCGCCGATGGTCAGCGGTTCCTCATACCAACGGCCATCGATCAGCGGAGCCAACCACCCATCATGATCACGATGGACTGGCGGGCGCGATTGCCAAGGTAA
- a CDS encoding protein kinase domain-containing protein, producing the protein MQLSVGTRLGPYTIDRFLGAGGMGEVYKARDTRLERSVALKVLPPDVAADAAHQARFQREARIISSLNHAHICALHDVGQQKSLHYLVLELLEGETLAARLARGPLPFSQAAHLGAQIADALAAAHRHGIVHRDLKPANIMLTASGVKLLDFGLAKPVAVPTVATPLTATVVHDGPATAEGTIVGTLQYMAPEQVHGRATDARTDIFALGVVLYEMITGRKAFAAPTAAGLIAQILQADPPPMTAAVPATPPALAAVIQRCLAKGPEDRWQSAHDVKLQLEWLQLHATSGVDRPAETSRIRRRLALPVGIALGAALATAAFTLWRMPIAVDDAVPRRFEMVLPEDTALSLGIAFDMPEISPDGRWVAFSATVRGQRQLVLRSLTSQESRVLLENEDVVYPFWAPDSRSIGFFSRGYLKRVPVSGGAARVIATAAPIRLGGTWTDDRVIFAAGKEIPAGMIEGAGVYTVSADGGTPEPVPSLVPPPGNAYVLPRSLADGKSFLLGTFPDDSLHVVALDGSGARKVADGFGRQARPSGGSLLFVENAQLFARAFDPRTAALVAAQTRLADRVRSFSVSGDGTIVIRSSENLSTRLTWFSRAGLRSSTVADWDEHGGMALSADGRRVAVWKTTADRDVWEVDLSTEVTSRMTTDPAADTDAVWSPDGTRLAFTSTRTGGQAVYVKNVSSGREDLAASLPDGGRLVVDGWTPDGRSLVVRQPGQPGFSTVTVGVDRAPRRLMKSPYVVDESHVSPDGRWIAYNSDESGAWEIYVARFPDFTTRRRVSTAGGVQPHWRADGKELFYLAPDSSMMSVAISIGDALVIQKPVALFETNIDPNPNLNQYGVTPDGQRFLGLDRVTRRNNTLTVLLNWLTPENLARHCPEDVAHAWLPNTIGHTYD; encoded by the coding sequence GTGCAGCTTTCCGTTGGTACGCGGCTCGGCCCGTACACCATCGATCGGTTCCTCGGCGCCGGCGGTATGGGCGAGGTGTACAAGGCGCGCGACACACGCCTCGAGCGCTCGGTCGCCCTCAAGGTGCTGCCCCCAGACGTCGCGGCAGACGCGGCGCACCAGGCGCGATTCCAGCGTGAAGCACGGATCATCTCGTCACTGAACCACGCGCACATCTGTGCGCTGCATGACGTCGGCCAGCAGAAGTCCCTTCATTACCTGGTCCTCGAGTTACTCGAGGGCGAGACGCTCGCGGCGCGACTCGCCCGCGGTCCCCTGCCCTTCAGCCAGGCCGCCCACCTCGGCGCCCAGATTGCCGACGCCCTTGCCGCCGCGCACCGCCACGGCATCGTCCATCGCGACCTGAAGCCGGCCAACATCATGCTGACGGCGTCGGGGGTGAAGTTACTCGACTTCGGGCTCGCCAAGCCGGTTGCCGTGCCGACCGTGGCCACACCGCTGACCGCCACGGTGGTCCACGATGGTCCCGCGACGGCTGAAGGCACGATCGTCGGCACCCTGCAGTACATGGCGCCCGAACAGGTGCATGGGCGCGCCACCGATGCGCGCACCGACATCTTCGCGCTCGGCGTCGTGCTCTACGAGATGATCACGGGGCGCAAGGCGTTCGCGGCGCCGACGGCTGCCGGCCTGATCGCCCAGATCCTGCAGGCCGATCCGCCGCCGATGACCGCGGCCGTGCCCGCCACGCCGCCCGCCCTCGCGGCTGTCATCCAGCGCTGCCTCGCGAAGGGACCCGAGGACCGCTGGCAGTCGGCCCACGACGTCAAGCTGCAACTGGAGTGGCTGCAACTCCACGCCACAAGCGGCGTCGATCGTCCCGCCGAGACCTCGCGGATCCGGCGACGTTTGGCATTGCCTGTCGGCATAGCGCTGGGCGCAGCGCTCGCGACAGCTGCGTTCACGCTATGGCGGATGCCGATCGCCGTCGACGATGCGGTGCCGCGCCGTTTCGAGATGGTGCTGCCGGAGGACACCGCCCTTTCATTGGGCATCGCCTTCGATATGCCGGAGATTTCGCCGGACGGACGGTGGGTCGCCTTTAGCGCAACCGTCAGGGGGCAACGACAACTCGTGCTTCGGAGCCTGACGTCTCAGGAATCGAGGGTGCTGCTTGAAAACGAGGATGTGGTCTACCCGTTCTGGGCACCCGACAGCCGTTCGATTGGCTTTTTCAGCCGCGGCTACCTCAAGCGGGTCCCGGTCAGCGGTGGGGCGGCGCGAGTCATCGCAACAGCGGCTCCCATTCGCCTCGGAGGCACATGGACCGACGACCGTGTGATCTTCGCCGCTGGCAAGGAAATTCCGGCGGGGATGATAGAGGGCGCAGGGGTCTACACGGTGTCTGCGGACGGCGGCACGCCGGAGCCGGTGCCATCTCTGGTTCCGCCGCCGGGGAACGCCTACGTGCTCCCGCGATCCCTCGCAGACGGGAAATCGTTCCTCCTCGGCACCTTTCCTGACGACAGCCTGCACGTGGTCGCCCTGGATGGGTCTGGAGCCCGCAAGGTGGCCGATGGCTTCGGGAGGCAGGCCCGGCCGAGTGGCGGGTCACTGTTGTTTGTCGAGAACGCGCAATTGTTCGCCCGCGCGTTCGACCCGCGCACTGCCGCGCTCGTCGCGGCACAGACCCGGCTCGCCGATCGCGTCCGATCCTTTTCGGTATCGGGCGACGGCACGATCGTGATCCGTTCCAGCGAGAACCTGTCCACACGACTCACCTGGTTTTCGAGAGCCGGCCTTCGGTCGAGCACGGTTGCGGACTGGGACGAACACGGTGGCATGGCGCTGTCGGCCGATGGCCGACGGGTCGCCGTATGGAAGACGACCGCGGACAGGGACGTGTGGGAGGTCGACCTCTCCACCGAGGTAACCTCGAGAATGACGACAGATCCCGCTGCCGATACTGACGCCGTCTGGTCACCAGACGGCACGCGCCTGGCGTTCACGTCAACCCGGACGGGAGGCCAGGCTGTCTACGTCAAGAACGTGTCGAGCGGGCGCGAGGATCTGGCCGCATCACTTCCTGACGGCGGCCGACTCGTCGTGGACGGGTGGACTCCCGATGGACGGTCGCTGGTAGTGCGCCAACCCGGACAACCGGGCTTCTCCACAGTGACAGTGGGAGTGGACCGCGCCCCGCGCCGGCTCATGAAGAGTCCCTACGTCGTGGATGAGTCGCACGTCTCGCCGGACGGCCGCTGGATCGCCTACAACTCCGACGAATCAGGGGCGTGGGAAATCTATGTCGCCCGATTTCCGGACTTCACGACCAGGCGCCGCGTATCTACCGCCGGCGGAGTCCAACCGCACTGGCGAGCCGACGGCAAGGAACTGTTCTACCTTGCGCCGGACTCGTCGATGATGAGCGTGGCGATCAGCATCGGCGACGCACTCGTCATTCAGAAGCCTGTCGCCCTCTTCGAGACCAACATCGATCCGAATCCGAACCTGAACCAGTACGGCGTCACGCCAGATGGCCAGCGCTTCCTCGGGCTCGACCGCGTCACGCGTCGCAACAACACGCTGACGGTGCTCCTGAACTGGCTGACCCCAGAGAACCTCGCTCGCCACTGCCCCGAAGACGTGGCGCACGCGTGGCTCCCGAACACGATAGGACACACTTACGACTGA
- a CDS encoding PadR family transcriptional regulator: protein MTRSRIDADKPASLLPGTLDMLILKAVSLAPLHGYGVLLRIRQISGNALDIPQGSLYPALHRLDHQGLIATEWGQSENNRRAKYYTLTAAGRRRLRDEAAGWTRLATAIDAAMRATSEEV, encoded by the coding sequence ATGACTAGGAGTCGAATCGACGCCGACAAGCCAGCCAGCCTCCTTCCCGGCACGCTGGACATGCTGATTCTCAAGGCCGTGTCGCTGGCACCGCTGCACGGATATGGCGTCCTGCTCCGCATTCGGCAGATCTCCGGCAACGCCCTCGACATTCCGCAGGGGTCGCTATACCCGGCGCTCCACCGCCTGGACCACCAGGGCCTGATCGCGACCGAATGGGGCCAGAGCGAGAACAACCGCCGGGCGAAGTACTACACGCTGACGGCAGCGGGTCGGCGTCGCCTCCGCGACGAGGCCGCGGGCTGGACCCGGCTCGCGACGGCCATCGATGCGGCGATGCGCGCCACGTCCGAGGAGGTCTGA
- a CDS encoding cation:proton antiporter, whose protein sequence is MNKVSRVVIEYAGLVGIPVIGVLAALQVGAWLQAPAATATGAFRGAAANGGFSLPSLLFSVAVLVACARLAGVAARWLGQPQVVGEMAMGIALGPSLLGWMAPTFSQALFPPGNHAHLNTLSQLGLLLFMFLVGLEFDLKRLRHLGHTAVLASHASITLPMLLGVVLALYLYPRLSSAEVRFNEFALFMGTAMSVTAFPVLARILRERRLQDTRIGTVAIACAAVDDVTAWCLLAGIVALVRVSEHALPVPWMLAGLGAFVAAVALLRRFGLGVFLASYNRRGRLSEDTVAVLLTIVMVASVFTEWLGLHLLFGAFFIGVMLPKNEAFVEAVTARFELVATTLLLPIFFALTGLRTQIGLVSGGQMWFYCGLILALAIIGKLLGSALAAWISGLPPRDAIGLGVLMNTRGLMELVVLNLGLDLGIISPALFSMLVVMALVTTFMTTPLLMRLYPRAARRASGVPASSPAFES, encoded by the coding sequence GTGAACAAGGTTTCGCGCGTGGTGATCGAATACGCTGGGCTTGTCGGGATTCCCGTGATCGGCGTGCTCGCCGCGCTGCAGGTCGGCGCCTGGCTGCAGGCGCCAGCGGCGACCGCCACGGGCGCGTTTCGCGGGGCCGCAGCGAACGGCGGCTTCAGCCTCCCGTCGCTCCTGTTCTCGGTGGCGGTCCTCGTCGCCTGTGCCCGGCTGGCTGGTGTCGCGGCGCGCTGGCTCGGCCAACCGCAGGTGGTCGGCGAGATGGCGATGGGCATCGCCCTCGGCCCGTCGCTGCTCGGCTGGATGGCGCCGACATTTTCGCAGGCCCTGTTCCCGCCCGGCAACCATGCGCACCTGAATACCCTCAGCCAGCTCGGCCTGCTGCTGTTCATGTTCCTGGTCGGCCTCGAGTTCGACCTGAAGCGCCTGCGACACCTCGGGCACACCGCGGTGCTTGCCAGTCACGCGAGCATCACACTGCCGATGCTGCTCGGCGTCGTGCTGGCGTTGTACCTCTACCCGCGGCTCTCCTCGGCAGAAGTGCGCTTCAACGAGTTCGCCCTGTTCATGGGCACGGCCATGAGCGTGACCGCGTTCCCCGTGCTCGCCCGCATCCTGCGCGAGCGGCGGCTGCAGGACACGCGCATCGGCACCGTGGCGATCGCGTGCGCCGCGGTCGACGATGTCACGGCGTGGTGCCTGCTGGCCGGGATCGTCGCCCTGGTGCGCGTGTCGGAACATGCCCTCCCGGTCCCCTGGATGCTCGCGGGCCTTGGTGCGTTCGTCGCGGCGGTCGCCCTCCTGCGCCGGTTCGGACTCGGCGTCTTCCTGGCCAGCTACAACAGGCGCGGAAGGCTCTCCGAGGACACGGTCGCGGTCCTCCTCACGATCGTGATGGTGGCGTCGGTGTTCACCGAGTGGCTCGGACTGCACCTGCTGTTCGGAGCCTTCTTCATCGGCGTGATGCTGCCGAAGAACGAGGCGTTCGTCGAGGCCGTCACGGCGCGGTTCGAGCTCGTGGCGACGACGCTGCTGCTGCCGATCTTCTTCGCCCTCACCGGATTACGCACACAGATCGGCCTCGTGTCCGGCGGACAGATGTGGTTCTACTGCGGCCTGATCCTGGCGCTGGCCATCATCGGCAAGCTGCTCGGGTCGGCCCTGGCGGCGTGGATCTCCGGCCTGCCGCCGCGCGACGCCATCGGACTCGGCGTGCTGATGAACACGCGCGGGCTGATGGAACTGGTCGTGCTGAACCTGGGCCTCGACCTCGGCATCATCTCGCCGGCCCTGTTCTCGATGCTGGTCGTGATGGCGCTGGTGACGACCTTCATGACGACGCCGTTGCTGATGCGGCTCTATCCGAGAGCGGCACGACGCGCCTCCGGTGTACCAGCATCGTCACCGGCCTTCG